Proteins found in one Luteimonas chenhongjianii genomic segment:
- a CDS encoding cryptochrome/photolyase family protein, whose protein sequence is MAQAIVWFRNDLRLDDNPALRAALDADLAPVCVYIHAPDEEGTWAPGAASNAWRHRSLAALDAQLRRRGSRLRLFHGPSLATLQSLVDTCEAQAVFWNRRYEPRIETRDALIKSALRGSGVRAESHNGALLFEPWALQTGQGGPYKVFTPFWRKALSEWRLQTPWEAPRTLPSSEAGPAGVALDALGLRPARPWDADFWPLWQPGEAGASETLEIFIDGALRGYSAGRDRPDRVGTSRLSPHLHFGEIAPWRVVAAIEAGRTAATAPDIDAYIRELGWREFGHHLLHHFPHTPEQDFNPRFARFPWARDASALIEAWHLGRTGVPIIDAGMREMWSTGWMHNRVRMIVGSWLCKHMRVHWREGARWFWDTLVDADLANNTLGWQWIGGTGADAAPYFRIFNPVTQAQKFDPAGAYIAKWLPELAGIPVPLRFSPWTAPDVLKRVAPGYPSAPVVDLAGGREAALAAYQRSR, encoded by the coding sequence ATGGCACAGGCGATCGTGTGGTTCCGCAACGACCTGCGGCTCGACGACAACCCGGCGCTGCGCGCCGCGCTCGACGCGGACCTCGCGCCGGTGTGCGTCTACATCCACGCGCCGGACGAGGAAGGCACCTGGGCGCCTGGCGCGGCCTCCAACGCCTGGCGCCACCGTTCGCTGGCCGCCCTCGACGCGCAACTGCGTCGCCGTGGCAGCCGCCTGCGGCTGTTCCACGGTCCGAGCCTGGCGACGCTGCAATCGCTGGTCGACACCTGCGAGGCGCAGGCAGTGTTCTGGAACCGGCGCTATGAGCCGCGGATCGAGACGCGCGACGCGTTGATCAAGTCGGCGTTGCGTGGATCGGGCGTGCGCGCCGAGAGCCACAATGGCGCGCTGCTGTTCGAGCCGTGGGCGCTGCAGACCGGGCAGGGCGGGCCATACAAGGTGTTCACCCCGTTCTGGCGCAAGGCCCTGTCGGAGTGGCGGCTGCAGACGCCGTGGGAGGCACCGCGAACGCTGCCGTCGAGCGAGGCCGGGCCGGCAGGCGTCGCGCTGGACGCGCTGGGTCTGCGGCCGGCGCGTCCCTGGGACGCGGACTTCTGGCCGCTGTGGCAGCCGGGCGAAGCGGGCGCGTCGGAGACACTCGAAATCTTCATCGATGGCGCGCTGCGCGGCTACAGCGCCGGTCGTGACCGGCCCGACCGGGTGGGCACGTCGCGCCTGTCGCCGCATCTGCACTTCGGCGAGATCGCGCCCTGGCGGGTCGTGGCCGCGATCGAGGCCGGCCGCACCGCCGCGACGGCGCCGGATATCGATGCCTACATCCGCGAACTGGGCTGGCGCGAGTTCGGCCATCACCTGCTGCACCACTTCCCGCATACGCCCGAACAGGACTTCAATCCGCGCTTCGCGCGCTTCCCCTGGGCGCGTGACGCCTCCGCCCTGATCGAAGCGTGGCATCTGGGGCGCACCGGCGTGCCGATCATCGATGCGGGCATGCGCGAGATGTGGAGCACGGGCTGGATGCACAACCGCGTACGCATGATCGTCGGCAGCTGGCTGTGCAAGCACATGCGTGTCCACTGGCGCGAAGGCGCGCGCTGGTTCTGGGACACGCTGGTGGATGCGGACCTCGCCAACAACACCCTCGGCTGGCAATGGATCGGCGGCACCGGTGCCGACGCCGCGCCGTACTTCCGCATCTTCAATCCGGTGACCCAGGCGCAGAAGTTCGACCCCGCCGGCGCATACATCGCCAAGTGGCTGCCGGAACTGGCCGGGATTCCGGTGCCGCTGCGTTTCAGCCCATGGACCGCGCCCGATGTGCTGAAGCGCGTTGCGCCCGGCTACCCGTCGGCGCCGGTCGTGGATCTCGCCGGCGGGCGGGAGGCGGCACTCGCCGCCTACCAGCGTTCGCGCTGA
- the rlmN gene encoding 23S rRNA (adenine(2503)-C(2))-methyltransferase RlmN, translating to MERFFAETLGEKRFRAHQIMKWIHHRYVTDFNDMTDLGKALRAKLEAHAEVRVPQVQFEKPSTDGTHKWLLAMDGKNAIETVFIPDKGRGTLCVSSQVGCALNCQFCSTATQGFNRNLSTAEIIGQVWVAARHLGNIPHKQRKLTNVVMMGMGEPLMNFDNVVRAMSIMRDDLGYGLANKRVTLSTAGVVPMIDKLGEVSDVSLAVSLHAPTDALRTELVPLNKKYPIAQLMESCVRYAERKRGASVTFEYTLMKDVNDQPQHARDLVRLMRDFDNRLQMKDAAKVNLIPFNPFPGTRFARPDDAAIRRFQKLLNESGRIAPVRRTRGDDIDAACGQLKGQVADRTRRQAEHLKRLDAQGGSGADAAA from the coding sequence ATGGAGCGCTTTTTCGCCGAGACCCTCGGCGAAAAGCGTTTCCGCGCCCACCAGATCATGAAGTGGATCCACCACCGCTACGTCACCGACTTCAACGACATGACCGACCTGGGCAAGGCGCTGCGCGCCAAGCTCGAGGCGCATGCCGAAGTCCGCGTGCCGCAGGTGCAGTTCGAAAAGCCCTCCACCGACGGCACCCATAAGTGGCTGCTGGCGATGGACGGCAAGAACGCCATCGAAACCGTCTTCATTCCCGACAAGGGACGCGGCACGCTGTGCGTGTCGTCGCAGGTGGGCTGCGCGCTCAACTGCCAGTTCTGTTCCACCGCGACCCAGGGCTTCAACCGCAACCTGTCGACCGCCGAGATCATCGGCCAGGTCTGGGTGGCGGCGCGGCACCTGGGCAATATTCCGCACAAGCAGCGCAAGCTCACCAATGTCGTGATGATGGGCATGGGCGAGCCGCTGATGAATTTCGACAACGTCGTGCGCGCGATGAGCATCATGCGTGACGACCTCGGCTACGGGCTGGCGAACAAGCGGGTCACGCTGTCGACCGCCGGCGTGGTGCCGATGATCGACAAGCTGGGGGAAGTCAGCGACGTGTCGCTGGCGGTTTCGCTGCACGCGCCGACCGACGCGCTGCGCACCGAGCTTGTACCGCTCAACAAGAAGTACCCGATCGCCCAACTGATGGAGTCGTGCGTGCGCTACGCCGAACGCAAGCGTGGCGCGTCGGTGACCTTCGAATACACGCTGATGAAGGACGTCAACGACCAGCCGCAGCACGCGCGCGATCTGGTGCGGCTGATGCGTGACTTCGACAACCGCCTGCAGATGAAGGACGCGGCGAAGGTCAACCTGATTCCGTTCAACCCGTTCCCGGGTACGCGGTTCGCGCGTCCCGACGACGCGGCGATCCGCCGCTTCCAGAAGCTGCTCAACGAATCGGGCCGGATCGCGCCGGTACGTCGTACCCGCGGCGACGACATCGATGCGGCCTGCGGACAGCTCAAGGGCCAGGTGGCCGATCGGACGCGGCGCCAGGCCGAGCATCTCAAGCGCCTCGACGCGCAGGGCGGTTCCGGTGCCGACGCGGCTGCCTGA
- a CDS encoding TetR/AcrR family transcriptional regulator → MTRTAQFSTKDKILGAAEELFATHGFAGTSLRQVTGRADVNIAAVNYHFGSKENLVNEVFRRRMDEMSAQRLAQLRRAMADAPGEIEPIIAAFVEPALDMASGRAGSGAFVRVIARAYVEKNDALRKFLSEQYGHVPREFAAALAGCLPGLGKAELYGRLDFLAGALTYAMADFGLIKRPPGTTEHAHRTRIANELIAFAAAGFRA, encoded by the coding sequence ATGACGAGAACGGCCCAGTTCTCCACCAAAGACAAGATTCTCGGCGCGGCCGAGGAACTGTTCGCCACCCATGGATTCGCCGGCACATCGCTGCGCCAGGTCACCGGGCGCGCGGACGTCAATATCGCCGCGGTCAACTATCACTTCGGCAGCAAGGAAAACCTCGTCAACGAGGTGTTCCGCCGCCGCATGGACGAGATGAGCGCCCAGCGCCTGGCACAGCTCCGCCGCGCCATGGCCGATGCCCCCGGCGAGATCGAGCCGATCATCGCCGCCTTCGTCGAACCCGCGCTGGACATGGCCAGCGGCCGCGCCGGCAGCGGCGCCTTCGTCCGGGTGATCGCGCGGGCCTATGTCGAGAAGAACGACGCGCTGCGCAAGTTCCTGTCCGAGCAGTACGGCCATGTGCCACGGGAGTTCGCGGCGGCGCTTGCGGGCTGCCTCCCCGGGCTCGGCAAGGCCGAGCTCTATGGTCGCCTCGACTTCCTCGCCGGCGCACTGACCTATGCAATGGCCGATTTCGGACTCATCAAACGCCCACCAGGCACCACCGAACACGCGCACCGCACCCGCATCGCCAACGAGCTCATCGCGTTCGCGGCCGCGGGATTTCGCGCCTGA
- the ndk gene encoding nucleoside-diphosphate kinase: MALERTLSIIKPDAVAKNVIGEIYTRFEKAGLKIVAAKYKQLTREEAEGFYAVHRERPFFNALVEFMTSGPVMIQALEGENAVAAHRDLLGATNPKDAAPGTIRADFADSIDANAAHGSDSVENAQTEIAYFFKNDEVVSR; this comes from the coding sequence ATGGCGCTCGAGCGCACCCTGTCCATCATCAAGCCCGACGCCGTTGCCAAGAACGTCATCGGCGAGATCTACACCCGTTTCGAGAAGGCGGGCCTGAAGATCGTGGCCGCCAAGTACAAGCAGCTGACCCGCGAAGAGGCCGAAGGCTTCTACGCCGTGCACCGCGAGCGTCCGTTCTTCAATGCGCTGGTCGAGTTCATGACCTCCGGCCCGGTGATGATCCAGGCGCTGGAAGGCGAGAACGCGGTTGCCGCGCACCGCGATCTGCTGGGCGCCACCAATCCCAAGGATGCTGCGCCGGGCACGATCCGCGCCGACTTCGCCGACTCCATCGACGCCAACGCCGCCCACGGCTCGGATTCGGTCGAGAACGCGCAGACCGAGATCGCGTACTTCTTCAAGAACGACGAAGTCGTCTCCCGCTGA
- a CDS encoding OmpA family protein, whose amino-acid sequence MRRLNTAGLTTALAGAMLLTSCATYTGQTQSPDDPNRTRNNALIGAGIGAVAGLLSGGDATERRQRAMVGAGVGGLAGGAVGAYQDRQEAELRRQTQGTGIQVDREGDVIKLNLPDGVTFDFGKADLKPQFYPALNNVARTLAEYDQTMVEVSGHTDSVGSDAVNQRLSEQRASSVGNYLIGQGLLRQRFEIVGFGKNRPVADNSTEQGRALNRRVEIRVIPLQS is encoded by the coding sequence ATGCGTAGACTCAATACCGCAGGCCTTACCACTGCACTCGCCGGCGCGATGCTGCTCACCAGCTGCGCCACCTATACCGGTCAGACGCAGTCGCCCGACGATCCGAACCGCACCCGGAACAATGCCCTGATCGGCGCCGGAATCGGCGCGGTGGCCGGCCTGCTCAGTGGTGGTGACGCCACCGAGCGCCGCCAGCGTGCGATGGTCGGGGCAGGCGTCGGTGGTCTCGCCGGTGGCGCGGTCGGCGCGTATCAGGATCGCCAGGAAGCGGAACTGCGTCGCCAGACGCAGGGCACCGGCATCCAGGTTGATCGCGAGGGCGACGTCATCAAGCTCAACCTGCCCGACGGCGTGACCTTCGACTTCGGCAAGGCCGATCTCAAGCCGCAGTTCTACCCGGCGCTCAACAACGTCGCACGTACCCTCGCCGAGTACGACCAGACGATGGTGGAGGTTTCCGGTCACACCGACAGCGTGGGCAGCGACGCGGTCAATCAGCGTCTGTCGGAACAGCGCGCCAGTTCGGTCGGCAACTATCTGATCGGCCAGGGCCTGCTGCGTCAGCGCTTCGAGATCGTTGGTTTCGGCAAGAACCGTCCGGTGGCCGACAACAGCACCGAACAGGGGCGTGCACTGAATCGCCGCGTCGAGATCCGTGTGATCCCGCTGCAGTCGTAA
- a CDS encoding helix-turn-helix domain-containing protein, which yields MSSSHQTLPASSPGVGEQLRDARMEAGLTVAEAATRLRMQIRVVEALEAGNWARLGAPVFVRGQLRSYLRLLQMPQSLADTVPDAVSAEPPALTPRTYTPPMQRMLDKAMGRAVYVVITALIAVPVWVATRTHVDDRRPAEIASLGLGDAEVGQAQRSVRPTPVTASLGAMPKRNRAEPAPEEAGPTAGSELLLRFSGDSWLEVIGHDGTQLEQTLVRAGQERRFAVGSVARVKLGNASAVDVLHDGNVQDLSRFQRANVARFAVSSDGALAPVSE from the coding sequence ATGAGTTCTTCGCACCAGACCTTGCCAGCGTCATCGCCTGGGGTCGGAGAGCAGCTGCGCGATGCGCGCATGGAGGCGGGCCTGACGGTCGCGGAGGCCGCGACCCGCCTGCGCATGCAGATCCGGGTGGTCGAGGCGCTGGAAGCCGGGAACTGGGCGCGGCTGGGCGCGCCGGTCTTCGTGCGGGGCCAGCTGCGCAGCTACCTGCGCCTGCTGCAGATGCCGCAGTCACTCGCCGATACCGTGCCTGATGCGGTGTCCGCCGAGCCGCCGGCGCTGACCCCGCGTACCTACACTCCGCCGATGCAGCGCATGCTTGACAAGGCCATGGGTCGCGCGGTTTATGTCGTGATCACCGCGTTGATCGCGGTGCCGGTCTGGGTGGCCACGCGGACCCATGTCGACGACCGCCGCCCGGCCGAGATCGCTTCGCTCGGGCTCGGGGACGCCGAGGTCGGGCAGGCGCAGCGTTCCGTGCGCCCGACGCCGGTGACCGCATCGCTCGGTGCGATGCCCAAGCGCAATCGCGCCGAGCCGGCCCCCGAAGAGGCCGGGCCCACGGCAGGGTCGGAGCTGCTGCTGCGTTTCAGCGGCGACAGCTGGCTCGAGGTCATCGGCCACGATGGCACGCAGCTCGAACAGACGCTTGTCCGGGCGGGCCAGGAGCGGCGCTTCGCCGTCGGCTCGGTAGCCCGCGTCAAGCTGGGCAACGCCAGCGCCGTTGACGTGTTGCATGACGGGAACGTTCAGGATCTGTCCCGGTTCCAGCGGGCCAACGTGGCGCGCTTTGCGGTATCCTCCGACGGCGCGCTGGCGCCTGTGTCTGAGTAA
- a CDS encoding 3-hydroxyacyl-CoA dehydrogenase/enoyl-CoA hydratase family protein, with amino-acid sequence MSEKLLVRRAAVLGAGVMGAQIAAHLTNAGIDTVLFDLPAKDGDKDGVVRKALANLSKLSPAPLAAKSLADRIVPANYETGLAELESCDLIIEAIAERMDWKQDLYRKIAPHVPAHAVLASNTSGLGINALADVLPEELRHRFCGVHFFNPPRYMHLAELIPAHTTDKAVLEGLETFLTTQLGKGVVYAMDTPNFIGNRIGVFSILSTIHHTQESGLGFDEVDALTGPLLGRPKSATYRTSDVVGLDTMAHVIKTMADTLPQDPWHPYFAAPRWLTALIDKGALGQKTGAGIFRKAGKDILVIDLEKQDYRPSDRKAADEVVEILKTRDPAERMAKLRASGHPQAQFVWAILRDLFHYSAVHLEEIAETARDVDFAIRWGYGWQQGPFELWQAAGWKQVADWIAEDIIAGKTMSSAPLPDWVFDGREGVHAAEGSYSPAKNAKLPRSALPVYRRQRFPDPLLGERFDQGETVYENDGVRLWTDGDDIGVISFKTKMHTVSDHVLDGIQEAIGISERKFKGVVIWQPKEPFSAGADLAGALGLLQAGKVDAFEAMVENFQATSQRIKYSLVPVVAAVRGLALGGGCEFQMHSARTVAHLESYIGLVEAGVGLLPAGGGLKELAVRASEAAGPGGDVFAELKKTFETIAMAKVSNSAVNAKELGLLRVDDIVTFNAYELLHVARQQAAALAESGYRPPLPARSIRVAGDVGIATFKMLLVNMLEGRFVSEYDYEIAERIATVLCGGDVDRNAVVDEDWLIRLERKHFVELAQQDKTQARIGHMLKTGKPLRN; translated from the coding sequence ATGTCTGAGAAACTGCTTGTACGCCGTGCTGCGGTCCTCGGGGCCGGTGTCATGGGCGCCCAGATCGCCGCGCATCTGACCAACGCGGGCATCGACACGGTGCTGTTCGACCTGCCGGCCAAGGACGGCGACAAGGATGGCGTGGTCCGCAAGGCGCTGGCGAACCTGTCCAAGCTCAGCCCCGCCCCGCTCGCCGCGAAGTCGCTGGCCGACAGGATCGTCCCGGCGAATTACGAAACCGGCCTGGCGGAACTCGAAAGCTGCGACCTGATCATCGAGGCGATCGCCGAGCGGATGGACTGGAAGCAGGACCTCTACCGCAAGATCGCGCCGCACGTGCCGGCACATGCCGTGCTGGCCAGCAATACGTCAGGCTTGGGAATCAATGCATTGGCGGATGTTCTTCCTGAAGAACTGCGCCATCGCTTCTGCGGCGTGCATTTCTTCAATCCGCCGCGCTACATGCATCTGGCCGAATTGATCCCGGCCCATACCACCGACAAGGCGGTGCTGGAAGGCCTCGAGACCTTCCTGACCACCCAGCTCGGCAAGGGCGTCGTCTACGCCATGGACACCCCCAACTTCATCGGCAACCGGATCGGGGTGTTCTCGATCCTCTCGACGATCCACCACACGCAGGAGTCGGGCCTCGGCTTCGATGAGGTCGATGCGCTGACCGGCCCCCTGCTCGGCCGCCCGAAGTCGGCGACCTACCGGACCTCGGACGTGGTCGGCCTGGATACGATGGCGCATGTCATCAAGACGATGGCCGATACGCTGCCGCAGGACCCCTGGCACCCGTATTTCGCCGCGCCCAGGTGGCTGACTGCGCTGATCGACAAGGGCGCGCTCGGCCAGAAGACCGGCGCCGGCATCTTCCGCAAGGCCGGCAAGGACATCCTGGTCATTGATCTGGAGAAGCAGGACTACCGCCCCTCCGACCGCAAGGCCGCCGACGAGGTCGTCGAGATCCTCAAGACCCGGGATCCGGCCGAGCGCATGGCGAAGCTGCGCGCAAGCGGGCACCCGCAGGCGCAGTTCGTCTGGGCGATCCTGCGCGACCTGTTCCACTACAGCGCCGTGCACCTGGAGGAGATCGCCGAGACCGCCCGCGACGTCGACTTCGCGATCCGCTGGGGCTACGGCTGGCAGCAGGGCCCGTTCGAACTGTGGCAGGCCGCGGGCTGGAAGCAGGTCGCCGACTGGATCGCCGAGGACATCATCGCCGGCAAGACCATGAGCAGCGCGCCACTGCCCGACTGGGTGTTCGACGGCCGCGAGGGCGTGCACGCCGCCGAGGGCAGCTACAGCCCGGCCAAGAACGCCAAGCTGCCGCGCTCGGCCCTGCCGGTCTATCGCCGCCAGCGCTTCCCGGATCCGCTGCTCGGCGAGCGCTTCGACCAGGGCGAGACGGTCTACGAGAACGACGGCGTCCGGCTGTGGACCGATGGCGACGATATCGGCGTGATCAGCTTCAAGACCAAGATGCATACGGTGTCCGACCATGTGCTCGACGGCATCCAGGAAGCGATCGGCATCAGTGAGCGCAAGTTCAAGGGCGTGGTGATCTGGCAGCCGAAGGAGCCCTTCTCCGCCGGCGCCGACCTCGCCGGTGCGCTGGGCCTGCTGCAGGCCGGCAAGGTCGACGCGTTCGAGGCGATGGTCGAGAACTTCCAGGCGACCAGCCAGCGCATCAAGTACTCGCTGGTGCCGGTGGTCGCGGCCGTGCGCGGCCTGGCACTGGGTGGCGGCTGCGAGTTCCAGATGCACAGCGCGCGTACCGTCGCGCATCTCGAGAGCTACATCGGTCTGGTCGAGGCCGGCGTCGGCCTGCTCCCGGCGGGCGGTGGCCTGAAGGAACTGGCGGTGCGTGCGTCGGAAGCCGCGGGCCCTGGCGGGGATGTGTTCGCCGAGCTCAAGAAGACCTTCGAGACCATCGCGATGGCGAAAGTGTCCAACTCCGCGGTCAACGCCAAGGAACTCGGCCTGCTGCGCGTCGACGACATCGTGACCTTCAACGCCTACGAGCTGCTGCATGTCGCCCGTCAGCAGGCGGCCGCGCTGGCCGAGTCCGGCTATCGTCCGCCGCTGCCCGCGCGGTCCATCCGCGTGGCCGGCGACGTCGGCATCGCCACCTTCAAGATGCTCCTGGTCAACATGCTCGAGGGCCGCTTCGTCAGCGAGTACGACTACGAGATCGCCGAGCGCATCGCGACCGTGCTCTGCGGCGGCGATGTGGACCGCAACGCGGTCGTCGACGAGGACTGGCTGATCCGCCTCGAGCGCAAGCACTTCGTCGAGCTCGCGCAGCAGGACAAGACCCAGGCACGCATCGGCCACATGCTCAAGACCGGCAAGCCGCTCAGGAACTGA
- a CDS encoding YfgM family protein: protein MAIDELLDEREQGERVKAWLRDNGLGLVGGVVVGAALFGGYHYWQDRAHAAAVAQHAAYQSTLLDIRSGDLDKASQTLAGLPDSAYSELGALQLAKAQVEKGDRDAAIATLEVADGAQPGVAAVVQQRLARLLIDAGRGEDALKLLAGASDAVSLEARGDAHFALHQTEQARADYAQALRELDSAAPQRGLLELKLSEVGGTPDEPEVES from the coding sequence ATGGCGATTGACGAGTTGCTGGACGAGCGCGAACAGGGGGAGCGGGTCAAGGCCTGGCTTCGCGACAACGGTCTGGGACTGGTAGGCGGCGTCGTGGTCGGAGCCGCGCTGTTCGGCGGTTATCACTACTGGCAGGACAGGGCCCATGCCGCGGCCGTGGCCCAGCATGCGGCCTACCAGAGCACGCTGCTGGACATCCGTTCGGGCGATCTCGACAAGGCATCGCAGACGCTTGCCGGGCTGCCGGACAGCGCATACAGCGAACTGGGCGCATTGCAGCTGGCGAAGGCGCAGGTCGAGAAGGGTGATCGCGATGCTGCGATCGCGACGCTCGAAGTGGCCGATGGCGCCCAGCCCGGCGTGGCGGCAGTGGTGCAGCAGCGCCTGGCGCGCCTGCTGATCGATGCCGGTCGCGGGGAAGATGCGCTCAAGCTGCTCGCCGGTGCCAGCGACGCGGTCTCGCTGGAAGCCCGGGGCGATGCCCATTTCGCCCTCCATCAAACCGAACAGGCCCGCGCGGACTACGCGCAGGCTCTGCGCGAGCTCGACAGCGCCGCCCCCCAGCGTGGGCTGCTCGAGCTCAAGCTTTCCGAAGTCGGCGGTACGCCGGACGAACCCGAGGTTGAATCCTGA
- the pilW gene encoding type IV pilus biogenesis/stability protein PilW has product MPTRLPEAVLLALCVLATAGCSRLDFVKPSGKGDYRSEARTYNISGTPESRRNEAARNELALARRAYDTGDLKTAASSARAALRSEAVAADAHTLLAVIEDRQGQGAKAGSHYRAAAESQPVRGAYLNNYGVWLCSNGRAAEALSYFDTAVRDPGYGDPSGALANAGVCAMTAGDLDRVERDLRAALEVDPVNVVALDGMARYLEAGQRHFEARAFSQRLLAAAPATAAALQLAARIETALGDSGAAERYQRRLRDDFPAAPYLQTRETNPP; this is encoded by the coding sequence GTGCCGACGCGGCTGCCTGAGGCAGTCCTGCTCGCCCTCTGCGTGCTGGCCACGGCCGGCTGTTCGCGCCTCGACTTCGTCAAGCCCAGTGGCAAGGGCGACTACCGCTCCGAAGCACGCACCTACAACATCAGCGGTACCCCCGAGTCGCGCCGCAATGAGGCGGCCCGCAACGAGCTCGCCCTTGCGCGGCGCGCGTACGACACTGGGGATCTGAAGACCGCGGCGTCATCGGCCCGCGCAGCGCTGCGCAGCGAAGCGGTGGCGGCGGATGCGCATACGCTGCTGGCGGTGATCGAGGATCGACAGGGGCAGGGCGCGAAGGCGGGCAGCCACTATCGGGCCGCGGCCGAGAGCCAACCTGTTCGCGGCGCCTATCTGAACAACTATGGCGTCTGGCTCTGCAGCAACGGCCGGGCCGCCGAGGCGCTGTCGTATTTCGACACGGCGGTGCGGGATCCCGGCTATGGCGACCCGTCGGGTGCGCTGGCAAATGCCGGCGTCTGCGCGATGACCGCAGGTGACCTCGACCGCGTCGAGCGCGATCTGCGCGCCGCACTTGAGGTCGATCCGGTCAACGTGGTCGCGCTCGATGGGATGGCCCGGTATCTCGAAGCGGGGCAGCGTCATTTCGAGGCGCGAGCTTTTTCGCAACGACTGCTTGCCGCGGCACCTGCAACTGCGGCAGCATTGCAGCTGGCGGCTCGCATCGAGACCGCCCTCGGCGATTCAGGGGCCGCCGAACGTTACCAGCGACGCCTCCGGGACGATTTCCCGGCCGCGCCGTACCTCCAGACCAGGGAAACGAATCCGCCATGA
- a CDS encoding acetyl-CoA C-acyltransferase has product MTKQIQDAYIVAATRTPVGKAPKGVFRNTRPDDMLAHVLKAVVAQAPGIDVNRIDDAVIGCAMPEGEQGMNVARIGVLLAGLPDTVAAQTINRFCSSGLQAVALAANEIRLGNADLMLAGGTESMSMVPMMGNKVALSPSVFKDDHVAIAYGMGITAEKVAEEWKVSREDQDAFALASHQKAMAAIQAGEFKDEISPYEIVSHQPDLAGNTVRLRKLLVDTDEGPRPDSSIEGLAKLRPVFRNGQFGGSVTAGNSSQMSDGAAGILLASGRAVQDYGLKPLARFVSFAVAGVRPEVMGIGPIAAIPKALAQAGLTLDDIDWIELNEAFAAQALAVIRDSRLDPDKVNPLGGAIALGHPLGATGAIRTATIVHGMRRRKKRYGLVTMCIGTGMGAAGVIEAL; this is encoded by the coding sequence ATGACCAAGCAGATCCAGGACGCCTACATCGTCGCCGCCACCCGCACCCCGGTCGGCAAGGCGCCGAAGGGCGTATTCCGCAATACCCGTCCCGACGACATGCTCGCGCACGTGCTCAAGGCCGTCGTCGCGCAGGCGCCGGGCATCGACGTCAACCGTATCGACGACGCCGTGATCGGCTGCGCGATGCCCGAAGGCGAGCAAGGCATGAACGTGGCGCGCATCGGCGTGCTGCTGGCCGGCCTGCCCGACACCGTCGCCGCGCAGACCATCAACCGTTTCTGCTCGTCCGGCCTGCAGGCGGTCGCGCTGGCGGCGAACGAGATCCGCCTCGGCAATGCCGACCTGATGCTCGCCGGCGGCACCGAGAGCATGAGCATGGTGCCGATGATGGGCAACAAGGTCGCGCTCTCCCCGAGCGTGTTCAAGGACGACCACGTCGCCATCGCCTACGGCATGGGCATCACCGCCGAGAAGGTCGCCGAGGAATGGAAGGTCTCGCGGGAGGATCAGGATGCCTTCGCCCTCGCCTCGCACCAGAAGGCCATGGCGGCGATCCAGGCCGGCGAGTTCAAGGACGAGATCTCGCCCTACGAGATCGTCTCCCACCAGCCTGACCTGGCCGGCAACACCGTGCGGCTCAGGAAGCTGCTGGTCGACACCGACGAAGGTCCGCGCCCGGACTCGTCCATCGAGGGCCTGGCCAAGCTGCGCCCGGTGTTCCGCAACGGCCAGTTCGGCGGCAGCGTGACCGCGGGCAACAGCTCGCAGATGAGCGATGGCGCGGCAGGCATCCTGCTGGCCTCCGGGCGCGCGGTGCAGGACTACGGCCTCAAGCCGCTGGCCCGCTTCGTCAGCTTCGCCGTCGCCGGCGTGCGTCCGGAAGTGATGGGCATCGGGCCGATTGCGGCGATTCCCAAGGCGCTGGCGCAGGCCGGGCTGACCCTCGACGACATCGACTGGATCGAGCTCAACGAAGCCTTCGCGGCGCAGGCGCTGGCGGTGATCCGTGACAGCAGGCTCGACCCGGACAAGGTCAACCCGCTGGGCGGCGCGATCGCGCTGGGTCATCCACTGGGCGCGACGGGCGCCATCCGCACCGCGACCATTGTCCACGGCATGCGTCGTCGCAAGAAGCGCTACGGTCTGGTGACCATGTGCATCGGTACCGGCATGGGCGCGGCGGGCGTGATCGAGGCGCTCTGA